The DNA window ATCTGCCCTTGTTTATGATTCGTTCCCGCTCCCTTATCCCCTTCACGCTCGCCTGCGCCCTGCTGTTGGTCGTCGGATGCTCGTCGAGTCGCCTGCCGACGCTCACGTCGGACGATCCCTCTGCGGTTATTGGCACCTATCAGATCCGACAATTCGAGTTTGAACCGGACGCCTCGGTCCTTGAGGAAATCGACGTGCTGGAGTACGTAAACCCAGACGCGTCCAGTTTAGAGCTCACAAGCAGTCGGGACTTTGTACTGACGTACCGCCCCCGCAACGGGGAGCCGGTCACCCTCACGGGGACATTCTCCCTGGATTCGAACAAAGTCGAACTCGCCGGTCAGCGGGAAGATGTCGGGCAGTACCAGGACATCCTCCTTGATCGCACGTTTTATCTGCACCACCAGAAACCGGATGTGCTTTGGGTACACACGAAGAAGCAGGTTGCGATTGAGGAATTGTCTGCCTCGTACGACGGTCTGACAGGGGTGGAAGGGACGCTGCGTCTCGAACTCGTGCAGACGTCTTCCACCGCCGGCGGCCGATGATCTTCCGGGAATCAGCTTGCCGGGCCCGCTTCCAAAGGAGGAGGGGGCCGGGCGGCGGTCCCCAGGGAGACGTCGACGCTTCGCGCCATGACGAGAGGCCACACCCCGATAAGGGTGCTCAGGTGACTGCGGAGGCCTGCCAGGTTGGCGCGCGCGACGTTTGCGATGGGCGGTTCGGTGAGGGCTGTTGCGAGGGAATAGACCGATGCGTACCGTGTGCTCAACTCCTCAAGGGCTTGGTAGCCCTGCGAGAGAACCTCGGCGAGGTTTGGAACGGAAGGCTCGATCCCACCCTCCACAGTAAAGAATGGGTCGGCCTCATTCGTCGTCCCGTTTCTTTTCGCGCCGGATCCCGAAACGGTTCTCTTCGGAGCGGCTGCCGACGAATAGGACTGCACGAGCACGTACATCCGGTCCAGGTCGCGCTGAAGATGTCGCAGCACGGAGCCAATCACCGGCCGCACCGATTCGTGCGACTGGACGTTCTCGTTCGCAGTCCAGTCCCGAAAGGCCTCGGTTACGCGCTTTTGATTCTGATATAGCAGGCGGACACTCGACTGAAGGAGCTCTGAGCGGGACGTCATAAGAAGAGGAATCTGGGGATTGTCCAGTGAGCGTGCGGGGCGTTGGGAAGCCAGCGCGGGGAGGGACCGCCGTCAGGCGTATTCCACACAGGCGAACTCATATCCTTTTCCGTACACCGTTTGGAGATAGGCCGGCCGTTCCGGGTCGTACTCCAGTTTCTCGCGGATCTTGGCGACGTGCCGGTCGATGGTGCGAAGGCAGATGCCGTTCCGGCTGCCCCACACCGCGTCGCGCAGCTCGTCGCGGGGCACCACGTCTCCCCGGTGTTCGACGAGGTAGCTCAGGATTTCGAACTCGAGCGAGGTAAGGGAAATGCGTCGTCCTCCCCGCACGCAGGTATGCGCCGCCACGTTGATCGTCAGGTCATCGAAGTCGTACACCTGCGGGCCGTTGGGCGTCGAGGACGACGGAGAGCGTCGATTCCGAACGGCGTAGATGCGGGCCTCAAGCTCCTCCAGGGCACATGGCGTGACGATGTAATCGTCCGCCCCCAGGTCGAAGCCATGCAGCTTGTCGGCCAGGCAGTCCTGATCGGAGAGCAGGAGGAACGAGGCCTCAATGGACTGTTGTTCTGCCGCGTCCAGCAGGTCGAACCCACTTTTGCCGGGAAGGGTCACGCTGAGTAGCACGACGTCGTATCCCGGCGGCTGGAGCAGGTAACGGAGCGCCGCGTCGACGTCGCTTACAGTCGTGGTCACGTATTTGGGAGAGCTGAAGTAGTCCAGCAATCTCGTACTGGTGGCCTCGTCGTCTTCTACAATGAGTAGACGGGTAGGGGACTGCGACCTTGTGTCCATGACATCAGTTCAGTTGTGGAAAGAACGCGTACCGGTCGTACTCGCTTGCGAGCCAATCCTCTGCTCCGAAGTGGAGGAGCGAACCAGGGCAGAGTCTTTGTCCCGTCTGCTCTCTCCGGTACGACGAGGGCCCCAACGGTTTCTTTGGGAGCGCTGTGATTTTGGTGATGATCGAACGAGAGGCCTCAAAACCGGCCCCTCCGTTGGAGGAACCGGTGATCTCTTCCTATGAAGGGGGCTTCAGCAGTCTACAATTCCAGGCCCGCCCCCTCGTGCTCTTGTCATTAATTTGTCCTGTCATCCGAGGGCTAAATCGGGACACGCCACTGGCAGACGCTGCGAGACGGTCGGGCAGGCGGTAGGGGGGCATGAGATCGTTACGTTCGTGTGCGCTGCCTTCGCACCTGTAATCGATCGGACAGAAGGCCGAGGTCGACGAAGAACGACGGGGCATGGGGCGTTTATCGGGCTGGAGCATTGTCTCCGAGTTCGTACCTCTACTCTAACCCACACCCAAGACCATGAGCAGCCCGACCAAGCAGCAAGCGAAAGGGGCCTGGAAACAGTTCAAGGGACGCCTGCAAGAAGCGTGGGGCGTCCTTACGGACGATGACCTTGACCGCTACGAAGGCAAGCGCGAGCGCCTCGAAGGGTACATTCAGGAGAAGACTGGAGAGCAGCGCCAGGCCATTCGAGACAAGATCGACGAGATCTCTCGAAAGGTGAAGTACAACTTCTAGCGGGGCAGGTGTCCTCTCTCTCCGGTGCCCAGGGAGGCGTCCTGGGGCCGGGCAGGGGATGATTTAAATCGCCCGTCCTCCACACACGGAGGCGCACATTTCCTCTATTTCTTCCGTTACAGTTTCCAGCCATGCTCCGACTTGCTGTCGTATTTCTCCTCATCGCTATCGTCGCCGCCGTTTTTGGATTCGGCGGCATCGCAGGGACGTCGGCCTGGATCGCGAAGATTCTCTTTGTCGTCTTCCTTATTCTCTTCGCCCTCTCCTTCTTGTTTGGCCGCCGATCCCTCGTGTAGTCCATTTGCGGTCGTAAACCGCAGTCCTCACGGTTTCCTCAGGCAATCATCACCCCGTCCGCAGCCCACGGTAAGAAATATTATCGTCGGCGGAGGTAGAGGGAAACGAGTGTCAGTCCACGCCGATCGCCTCCGGCTGAGACTCTCCATCGTGCCAATTTCCTCTACAGACCTTCCGTTGCCATGCCAATGATTCTTCGCGCTCTTGCCCCGATTCTCCCTCTCGTGGCGATTCTCGCACTGGACCTCACCATTGTGATGCCGGTGTCCCGTGCCCAGTCGTTCCCTTCGACGAGCGAGCCGTCTGGAGAACGGCCGCCGGAGGTGATGGACGTGCTGCGAGAGCGGGAGCGGTATTCGGTGCTGGTTGCTGCGCTTGAGCGTACGGGCATCGATCAGGGCCTCGCCATGAGCCCGTCGTTCACGCTCCTTGCGCCCACCGATTCCGCGTTTAGGGCGCTCGACGTCCGGCTTGCGGACCTAGAGAGCCACGAGGTCGCGGAGATTCTCCGGAATCACGTGATCCAGAAGGCGCTCACCACGCGCCAGTTGCAGGGCTATTCCAAGATCCAGAACACCCGGGGACTCTCGCTCCAAGTGAGCGCGGATGCCCGCACAATCGGTGCGGCAACACTCGTAGCCCCCGACGTGCGGATTGAAAACGGCATTGTGCACGGCATCGACACCGTGATTACTATGAAGACGGCAGTGGAGGGAGTGCCGTCCCCATCGGAATGAGCGGGTCCTACCGCTCGGAAAGCTCAATGAACATCACGTCGCTCTCTCGACGTTCGGCGTGGGTGTACGCAAACGTGTCTCCGTCTGGCCCAACGGTGAGATGATGGTCGGGATGCCAGTTGGAAAAGGTATAGAGCGGGACCGATTGCCCCGACTCCAGGTCGTGGTAGGTAAGAACCGCGGTGCGAAATCGGCGATGACGCAGGAAGTACACTCCCTCGGGGCCGATGCGCCAGCTCGTGTAGTCACGAGGCTCAACGGCGGCCACGACCCGACGGACGTTCGATTCGTTTTTCCGTTCGGCGACGAGGGATGGGGACGGCGTGCCCTCTGCACTACTGTCTTGAGCGACGAGGCTATCTGCGGGCCGGGTGCGCAGGGGAAACTGGGTCGTATCCAGGGGGGCGGCCCAGATGCCCGTCGTGTCGGGACGAACGAGGTAGAGCGTTTCCCCGGTGGGCGATTCCTGCGCGGCGAGAGCGCCGCCGGCGGTGACCTGCTGCACCCGCGCCGTATCTGGGGACGTTCGCCAGACATCCCAGGTGCCGGTCTGGTTGGAAGCGTAGTAGAGCCAGCGATCGTCGTGCCCCCACTGCGGTGCCAGCACCTCCGACGCGGTGTTGGTGATCTGCGTGAGGGGGCCGCCGGACGCCGGCACGACGAAGAGGTTGGCATTCCCGTTCCGCCGGGCCACGAAGCTGAGCCGGGTGCCGTCCGACGACCACGTGACGGACCGGATGGACGGTCCGTTCAGCGATGTGATCTGCGTTGGGGTGGCGCCGTCGATCCCGGCGGTCCAGACCTCCGGATGCCCCGAGCGCTCCGAAACAAAGGCCAGCCGGGTGCCGTCCGGCGACACGCTCGGATCGGTGTCTTCCTGGGTGGAGGAGATCGACGGTGCGGCCTGGAAAGCGTCGTAGTGGCTAGAGCGCCGAAGCGTCCACACGTCCAGTTGGGCCGACTGCTGGGTGTAGGCCAGTCGCCGCCCCGACACGGAGGGATGCCGGAAAAAGGTGCCTTCGCTGGCCGCCCGCACGAGGGAGGGCGTTCCCCCGTCCACGTCCACTCGCCAGAGTCCGTTGATTCCGCCCCGGCGCGCCGAGTACAACAGTTCGTCGCCGTCCGCCGACCACGCCAGGCCGTGAATCGAGGTGCTGTCGGTGGTTACCTGGGTCGGCTCGCCGCCCGCCGTGGGGACCACGAAGACATTTTCGACGCCTTCGACGAGGCCCCGGACGAATGCAATCCGGCTGCCGTCCGGCGAGAAGACGGGCGACGTGTCCCCGATGGACCAAAGCGGGGGCGCGGTGACCGATCGCACCGAGTCGGCGTCGGGCAGGTGCACGGAAAGGGCAAACGCCCGGTGCGGATACTGCTGCGCCGAAACGGCGAGCGTGGTCTGTGCGGTGTCGGGCGACCAGGCGACGCTGTGAATGCGACGGCGGGGCATCCGGACCACGAGTCGGGGGTGCCCCCCAATCGACGGCACGATGGCCACCTGATGCTCGTCGCCCGCCTCACGGGCATAGGCCACGAACCGCCCCTGAGGCGACCAGGCGGGGCTCCAGTCCACCGTTGTGTCGGCCGAGAGCCGCAGCGGCCGGTCCGCGCCGCGCTGCATGAGGTAGATGTTCTGATAGAGGCTGTCGGCGTTTCGCCAGGCAAAGACCACCTGCTGACCGCTAGACGAGAGCATCGGGTCAAACTCCTCGCCGGGAAACGTGGTGAGGGGCGTGGCGGGCGGCGGCGCCTTGGACGTCGTGCCAGTCTCCACTTCCGACCACGACACGACACTCACCAGCAAAATCACCGCGAGAACCGCACCGATCGCAAGGATCCACTTTCGCTCCACGATACTCTCGGCCACAACCACCCAGAAATCGCGCGCCCCCGTCAACGACATCCGCAGCGGACTCGAGACGCGATCGATGAGGCGGCGAAATGGCGACGTCGCTTCGGATGCCGTCTGTACCTCGATCGACTGCGCGTCGTCCGTCGAAGTTTCCGGGAGTTCCACCGGAGCGATGAGTCGATACCCGGTCTTGCGTATGGTTTCGATGTACGACGGATCGCGCGAGTCGTCGTTGAACACCTTGCGCAGTTGCGAGATGCACCGGGATAATACATCGTCCGTCACCACGGTGTCGGTCCAGACCACGTCTTTGAACTGCGATTTGGTGACGGTTTTCCCCGACCGCTCGGCAAGGCAGAGCAAGACCTCCATCACCTTGGGTTCGAGCTGGACCTCCTCATCCTCGTCTTCGTGGCGGACACGGTTCAGCATGGGCTCCACGAACCAGTCTCCAACCCAGAATCCGTCGGCAAACGGGGACGTCGATCGTAGATCGTCAGACATGAACGGCGTGTGGCGTGGGGAAGCGAGGACCCGCAGGTCCGAAATGAAACGTCATGACAAGTTCCTTTCACTTGTCCCTGCGATTCCCAGTTCCTCACTGGTCCGAGAAGCGTTTCTCGCACACCTCGACTGGACACAAGAGGGGAAACCCACCGCCAGAGCTGAGTTGGGACGTCCCCTGAGGGAAAATCGATTACGACTTCTTTCGTCCCACGTAGACGAGGCCCGCTCCGATCACGAGTGCAATGCCAGAGGCAACCGGTCGAATAGGGATTGTGGTTTGCTCCTCGCTTTCCACCTCGACCGGACCGACGTCGGCCACAGTCTCGTCGGTCGTGAAGGAGATGCTACCAACGGCAAACCCCAAAAGCCCCAGGCAGATGAGAATGATGCCAAGGATACGGGTCATGGACAAAACAGTCGTTGAGAGAAATGTACGTCAATGAGGCAGCAGACGGCTGCCGACCATCTTTAACTCAGATGAGACGCTCCGTTCCCCTGCGCGCGTCCCGTTTCACCAATTGTCACGGCTGAGAAGAAATGTGAATGGACGCCTCGCCCGGGGTACTGCAGCACGTCACAACCTCCTTACGACTGCGCACGAATGAGAAGAACCTGAAACCCAGCGCCAGGGTTAGACCGGTTGACGCATTGGATTACCCGAACAGAAGACCCAAACGATGAATACACACCGAATCCTCTCTTCTCAAGGGCGTCTTGTCCTCATTCTTTCCCTGCTGTTGCTGACGATGGGAGCCTGCACAGACCAGCAGCAAGCTAAACAGACGGAAGCCGAGATTCAGAACGAGCTGTCGGAAATGAAACAGGACGTTCGCTCGTCGCTCCGTGAGGCCGATCAGGAGTTCAACCAGATCGCGCAGCGGATCGAGGCGTCGGGG is part of the Salinibacter sp. 10B genome and encodes:
- a CDS encoding response regulator transcription factor, which codes for MDTRSQSPTRLLIVEDDEATSTRLLDYFSSPKYVTTTVSDVDAALRYLLQPPGYDVVLLSVTLPGKSGFDLLDAAEQQSIEASFLLLSDQDCLADKLHGFDLGADDYIVTPCALEELEARIYAVRNRRSPSSSTPNGPQVYDFDDLTINVAAHTCVRGGRRISLTSLEFEILSYLVEHRGDVVPRDELRDAVWGSRNGICLRTIDRHVAKIREKLEYDPERPAYLQTVYGKGYEFACVEYA
- a CDS encoding DUF3185 domain-containing protein, yielding MTRILGIILICLGLLGFAVGSISFTTDETVADVGPVEVESEEQTTIPIRPVASGIALVIGAGLVYVGRKKS
- a CDS encoding DUF1328 domain-containing protein, with protein sequence MLRLAVVFLLIAIVAAVFGFGGIAGTSAWIAKILFVVFLILFALSFLFGRRSLV
- a CDS encoding fasciclin domain-containing protein — protein: MILRALAPILPLVAILALDLTIVMPVSRAQSFPSTSEPSGERPPEVMDVLRERERYSVLVAALERTGIDQGLAMSPSFTLLAPTDSAFRALDVRLADLESHEVAEILRNHVIQKALTTRQLQGYSKIQNTRGLSLQVSADARTIGAATLVAPDVRIENGIVHGIDTVITMKTAVEGVPSPSE
- a CDS encoding CsbD family protein, with protein sequence MSSPTKQQAKGAWKQFKGRLQEAWGVLTDDDLDRYEGKRERLEGYIQEKTGEQRQAIRDKIDEISRKVKYNF
- a CDS encoding winged helix-turn-helix domain-containing protein → MSDDLRSTSPFADGFWVGDWFVEPMLNRVRHEDEDEEVQLEPKVMEVLLCLAERSGKTVTKSQFKDVVWTDTVVTDDVLSRCISQLRKVFNDDSRDPSYIETIRKTGYRLIAPVELPETSTDDAQSIEVQTASEATSPFRRLIDRVSSPLRMSLTGARDFWVVVAESIVERKWILAIGAVLAVILLVSVVSWSEVETGTTSKAPPPATPLTTFPGEEFDPMLSSSGQQVVFAWRNADSLYQNIYLMQRGADRPLRLSADTTVDWSPAWSPQGRFVAYAREAGDEHQVAIVPSIGGHPRLVVRMPRRRIHSVAWSPDTAQTTLAVSAQQYPHRAFALSVHLPDADSVRSVTAPPLWSIGDTSPVFSPDGSRIAFVRGLVEGVENVFVVPTAGGEPTQVTTDSTSIHGLAWSADGDELLYSARRGGINGLWRVDVDGGTPSLVRAASEGTFFRHPSVSGRRLAYTQQSAQLDVWTLRRSSHYDAFQAAPSISSTQEDTDPSVSPDGTRLAFVSERSGHPEVWTAGIDGATPTQITSLNGPSIRSVTWSSDGTRLSFVARRNGNANLFVVPASGGPLTQITNTASEVLAPQWGHDDRWLYYASNQTGTWDVWRTSPDTARVQQVTAGGALAAQESPTGETLYLVRPDTTGIWAAPLDTTQFPLRTRPADSLVAQDSSAEGTPSPSLVAERKNESNVRRVVAAVEPRDYTSWRIGPEGVYFLRHRRFRTAVLTYHDLESGQSVPLYTFSNWHPDHHLTVGPDGDTFAYTHAERRESDVMFIELSER